A region from the Kribbella shirazensis genome encodes:
- a CDS encoding endonuclease/exonuclease/phosphatase family protein: MTFTFVAMTYNLWADFHLDQRRDAIASLFSTRPPDLLAVQELRPITRKLLDDVLPDHDRVDGTAGWETQSNLWWHRDLFSCVEHGAEDVGILSPDARLFWVRLRTPDATELIFSTAHLTWPGHPDERTDHVNRRVTQAQAIAAALERLAGDGACLFTVDINDIGPPQWELGNAGFLDSFTALGRHSPVTHPVVPTVATGPIGTRLSPLASPPKAIDWIFARGPLAARSSEVVDFFHDGRAPSDHHPVVATYTL; encoded by the coding sequence ATGACCTTCACCTTCGTGGCGATGACCTACAACCTGTGGGCCGACTTCCACCTCGACCAGCGGCGGGACGCGATCGCGAGCCTGTTCAGTACGCGCCCGCCGGACCTGCTCGCCGTACAGGAACTCCGCCCGATCACCCGCAAGCTCCTCGACGACGTGCTGCCCGACCACGACCGCGTCGACGGTACGGCGGGCTGGGAGACGCAGAGCAACCTGTGGTGGCACCGCGACCTGTTCTCCTGTGTCGAGCACGGCGCGGAGGACGTCGGCATCCTGTCGCCGGACGCCCGGCTCTTCTGGGTCAGACTCCGCACCCCCGACGCGACCGAGCTGATCTTCAGTACGGCGCACCTGACCTGGCCCGGCCACCCGGACGAGCGGACCGATCACGTCAACCGCCGGGTCACCCAGGCCCAGGCGATCGCGGCGGCCCTCGAACGCCTGGCCGGTGACGGCGCGTGCCTGTTCACCGTCGACATCAACGACATCGGCCCGCCGCAGTGGGAACTCGGCAACGCCGGGTTCCTGGACAGTTTCACCGCCCTCGGCCGGCACTCACCGGTGACCCATCCGGTCGTGCCGACGGTAGCCACCGGGCCGATCGGAACCCGGTTGTCTCCGCTCGCCTCACCACCCAAGGCGATCGACTGGATCTTCGCCCGCGGCCCGCTCGCCGCTCGGTCCAGCGAGGTCGTCGACTTCTTCCACGACGGCCGCGCACCCTCCGACCACCACCCGGTCGTCGCCACCTACACGCTCTGA
- a CDS encoding histidine phosphatase family protein, giving the protein MSLTELVLLRHGESLWNAEHRYQGQQGTGLSALGRQQAKQAAEYLKALQIDEIVASDLQRVTETLQPYVDTLDQPSVRVDPRWREIDVGTWGGRTFVDVYADEPEVVNAFARGEDVARGGGETFRQLRARVWEAMNDIAGPARGAGVGSGSVRGADADAGVGAAGRPRRVLVVTHGGPIRVAAASALRLPAGAEMLLDPPVNCSLTTLRLDGLTSYNVPTGTDR; this is encoded by the coding sequence ATGAGCCTCACCGAGTTGGTCCTCCTCCGCCACGGCGAGTCGCTCTGGAACGCCGAGCACCGCTACCAAGGGCAGCAGGGCACGGGGCTGAGTGCCCTGGGCCGCCAACAGGCGAAGCAGGCGGCGGAGTACTTGAAGGCATTGCAGATCGACGAGATTGTCGCGAGTGATCTCCAGCGGGTGACGGAGACGTTGCAGCCGTACGTCGACACGCTCGACCAACCGTCCGTCCGCGTAGACCCGCGGTGGCGGGAGATCGACGTCGGGACGTGGGGCGGTCGGACCTTCGTGGATGTCTACGCGGACGAGCCGGAGGTGGTGAACGCCTTCGCTCGTGGTGAAGACGTGGCGCGCGGGGGTGGTGAAACCTTCCGGCAGTTGCGTGCGCGCGTGTGGGAGGCGATGAACGACATCGCCGGGCCCGCCCGTGGAGCAGGTGTCGGCTCCGGGTCTGTCCGTGGGGCGGATGCGGATGCGGGGGTGGGTGCGGCCGGGCGGCCCCGGCGGGTGCTGGTGGTTACGCATGGTGGGCCAATTCGGGTTGCGGCGGCGTCGGCGCTGCGGCTGCCCGCGGGCGCCGAGATGCTGCTGGATCCGCCCGTCAACTGTTCGCTCACGACGCTCCGGCTCGACGGACTCACGTCGTACAACGTGCCCACCGGGACGGACCGATGA
- a CDS encoding ABC transporter ATP-binding protein, giving the protein MPTDTPPANLLLSVRDLQTSFPMRSAVLRRTVGQIQAVAGVSFDIPAGGSLGLVGESGSGKSTVARTIIGLEKARSGSIVFDGEELTSLPKASMRRVRRQLQMIFQDPYASLNPRATVEQIVAEAWQIHPDVVPRNRHRAEVRELLERVGLNPDHAQRYPHQFSGGQRQRIGIARALALRPKLVICDEAVSALDVSVQAQVLNLLEDLRRDLGLAYLFIAHDLSVVRHISDQVAVMYLGRIVETAPQDELFTRPLHPYTQALLSAVPDPKPWDKPPREQIIIGGDVPSPADPPSGCRFRTRCWKAEDRCAHDVPELTTRLDLHPAACHFAAELTGAAR; this is encoded by the coding sequence ATGCCCACTGACACTCCGCCCGCCAACCTGTTGTTGTCGGTGCGGGACCTGCAGACGTCGTTCCCGATGCGATCCGCCGTGCTACGACGGACTGTGGGGCAGATCCAGGCCGTGGCGGGGGTTTCCTTCGACATCCCGGCGGGTGGGTCGCTCGGACTCGTGGGGGAGTCGGGGTCGGGGAAGTCCACCGTCGCCCGGACGATCATCGGGCTGGAGAAGGCGCGCTCGGGCAGCATCGTCTTCGACGGCGAGGAACTGACCTCGTTGCCCAAGGCATCGATGCGCCGGGTGCGCCGGCAGTTGCAGATGATCTTCCAGGACCCGTACGCCTCCCTCAACCCGCGGGCGACCGTCGAGCAGATCGTCGCCGAGGCGTGGCAGATCCACCCGGACGTCGTACCCCGCAACCGGCACCGCGCCGAGGTCCGCGAGCTCCTCGAACGCGTCGGCCTCAACCCCGACCACGCACAGCGCTACCCCCACCAGTTCTCCGGCGGACAACGCCAGCGCATCGGGATCGCCCGCGCACTGGCCCTCCGCCCCAAACTGGTGATCTGCGACGAGGCGGTCTCCGCCCTCGACGTCTCCGTCCAGGCGCAGGTCCTCAACCTGCTCGAGGACCTGCGTCGCGACCTCGGCCTCGCGTACCTGTTCATCGCCCACGACCTGTCCGTCGTACGGCACATCTCGGACCAGGTCGCGGTGATGTACCTCGGGCGGATCGTCGAGACCGCGCCGCAGGACGAGCTGTTCACCCGCCCGTTGCACCCGTACACCCAGGCGTTGCTGTCCGCCGTACCCGACCCGAAGCCGTGGGACAAGCCGCCCCGTGAGCAGATCATCATCGGCGGCGACGTCCCGTCCCCGGCGGATCCACCGTCGGGCTGCCGTTTCCGCACCCGCTGCTGGAAGGCCGAGGACCGGTGCGCCCACGACGTACCCGAGCTGACCACCCGCCTCGACCTGCATCCCGCCGCGTGCCACTTCGCCGCCGAGCTGACCGGAGCTGCCCGATGA
- a CDS encoding ABC transporter ATP-binding protein — protein sequence MEPLLRVRDLRVEFATAGGVVTAVDGASFEVGPGETVALLGESGSGKSVTAQAVMGIVPKPAGRVCGGSITYDGRDLLAPGAAKGLRGREIAMVFQDPLSSLNPVFRVGAQIGEMFRRHRGASRREARAAALELMQRVGIPAASKRLDDYPHQFSGGMRQRVMIAMALALSPRLLIADEPTTALDVTVQAQIMDLLTRLQSEEGMSLVLITHDLGVVADVADRVVLMYAGRVVETGPLREVYEHSAHPYTSGLMGSVPVLDGPRERLTPIKGSPPDLLALPSGCSFRPRCRYADALCADVEPALRELPGRHPTHQAACHHPEGVLADAH from the coding sequence ATGGAGCCACTGCTGAGGGTGCGGGACCTGCGGGTCGAGTTCGCGACCGCCGGTGGGGTGGTGACCGCGGTCGACGGGGCGTCGTTCGAGGTCGGGCCCGGTGAGACCGTGGCGTTGCTGGGCGAGTCCGGCAGCGGCAAGTCCGTCACGGCGCAGGCGGTGATGGGGATCGTGCCGAAGCCGGCCGGGCGGGTGTGCGGCGGATCGATCACGTACGACGGTCGTGATCTGCTGGCGCCCGGGGCCGCGAAAGGCTTGCGGGGGCGGGAGATCGCGATGGTCTTCCAGGATCCGTTGAGCTCGCTGAACCCGGTGTTCCGGGTCGGTGCGCAGATCGGGGAGATGTTCCGCCGGCATCGCGGGGCGTCGCGGCGCGAGGCGCGGGCGGCCGCCCTGGAGTTGATGCAGCGGGTCGGGATCCCGGCGGCGTCGAAGCGCCTGGACGACTATCCGCACCAGTTCTCCGGCGGGATGCGGCAGCGGGTGATGATCGCGATGGCGCTCGCGTTGTCACCGCGGCTGCTGATCGCGGACGAGCCGACGACCGCGCTCGACGTCACGGTCCAGGCGCAGATCATGGACCTCCTCACGCGGTTGCAGTCCGAGGAGGGAATGTCGCTCGTACTCATCACCCACGACCTCGGGGTTGTCGCGGACGTCGCCGACCGGGTGGTCCTGATGTACGCCGGCCGCGTGGTCGAGACCGGCCCGCTCCGCGAGGTCTACGAGCACAGCGCCCATCCCTACACGTCCGGCCTGATGGGCTCGGTCCCGGTCCTCGACGGGCCGCGTGAGCGGCTCACGCCCATCAAGGGTTCACCGCCCGACCTGCTGGCGCTGCCGTCGGGCTGCTCGTTCCGCCCCCGCTGCCGGTACGCCGACGCGCTCTGCGCCGACGTCGAACCCGCCCTCCGCGAACTCCCTGGCCGCCACCCCACCCACCAGGCCGCCTGCCACCACCCGGAAGGAGTCCTGGCCGATGCCCACTGA
- a CDS encoding ABC transporter permease — MTVELSIPAPVAARRRTRAGSARIRFGFAVIAVYVVAAAIGPWLIRYDPVGTRTADRLKPPFTRLSDGSFAIFGTDQVGQDLFAQMLQGARISIAVGMATLLLAGTIGVTIGLAAGYFGGWLDGVLMRLADIQLAFPSILLAIFIAALLGPSVVNVVIVLAVANWVTFARVARGQALATRRREFVDASRTLGAGTWRLVTRCVLPACVAPVLVVATVEIGHVILAEASLSFLGLGTPASTPSWGVTIANGRNYLADAWWISTIPGIALAFLVISLGVLGDALRDRYDPRLRSM, encoded by the coding sequence TTGACTGTCGAGCTCTCGATACCGGCGCCGGTGGCCGCGCGCCGTCGTACCAGGGCCGGATCGGCCCGGATCAGGTTCGGGTTCGCGGTGATCGCGGTGTACGTCGTGGCGGCGGCGATCGGGCCGTGGCTGATCCGGTACGACCCGGTCGGCACCCGCACCGCGGACCGGCTGAAGCCGCCGTTCACCCGGTTGTCCGACGGGTCGTTCGCGATCTTCGGCACCGACCAGGTCGGGCAGGACCTGTTCGCCCAGATGTTGCAGGGGGCAAGGATCTCGATCGCGGTCGGGATGGCGACGCTGCTGCTGGCCGGGACCATCGGTGTGACCATCGGGCTGGCCGCCGGGTACTTCGGCGGCTGGCTGGACGGCGTCCTGATGCGGCTCGCGGACATCCAGCTGGCGTTTCCCTCGATCCTGCTGGCGATCTTCATCGCGGCGCTGCTCGGACCTTCCGTGGTGAACGTGGTGATCGTGCTCGCGGTGGCGAACTGGGTGACGTTCGCCCGGGTCGCCCGCGGTCAGGCGCTGGCGACGCGGCGCCGCGAGTTCGTGGACGCGTCGCGGACCCTCGGCGCCGGGACCTGGCGGTTGGTCACCCGGTGCGTGCTGCCGGCCTGTGTCGCGCCGGTGCTGGTGGTGGCGACGGTCGAGATCGGGCACGTGATCCTGGCCGAGGCGTCACTGAGCTTCCTCGGTCTCGGGACGCCGGCTTCGACCCCCAGCTGGGGTGTGACGATCGCGAACGGGCGCAACTACCTGGCCGACGCGTGGTGGATCTCGACGATCCCGGGGATCGCGCTGGCGTTCCTGGTGATCTCGCTCGGCGTGCTCGGTGACGCGCTCCGGGACCGGTACGACCCGCGACTGAGGAGCATGTGA
- the nikB gene encoding nickel ABC transporter permease, whose product MGAYVVRRLFFSLFVLWGAVTIIFVVLRLVPGDPAYIMLGPDADQAQVAALRAQLGLDQPLIQQYATYLANVVHLDFGESFRLNADSMSLVLQRVPATIQLASTALLLSLLIGLPLGVVAALRAHSWVDRTISVFSLMGQSTPSFWLGIVLILVFARGLKVLPSAGSGTWSHLVLPTITLALPFLAILVRLTRSGLLEVVHEGYVQTARAKGLGEGIVILVHALRNALIPIVTVVGLQFGALLGGTVIVETVFAWPGVGRLLIDSIGRRDYGVVQASILLVATIFVVINLLVDLLYGFLDPRVRLAGD is encoded by the coding sequence ATGGGGGCGTACGTCGTCCGGCGGTTGTTCTTCTCGCTCTTCGTGCTGTGGGGCGCGGTCACGATCATCTTCGTCGTACTGCGGCTCGTGCCCGGCGACCCGGCGTACATCATGCTCGGGCCCGACGCGGACCAGGCGCAGGTGGCCGCGTTGCGAGCGCAGCTCGGGCTCGATCAGCCGCTGATCCAGCAGTACGCGACGTATCTGGCGAACGTCGTGCACCTGGACTTCGGGGAGTCGTTCCGGCTGAACGCGGACTCGATGAGCCTTGTCCTGCAACGGGTTCCGGCCACCATCCAGCTGGCGTCGACGGCGTTGCTGCTGTCGTTGCTGATCGGTCTGCCGCTCGGCGTGGTCGCGGCGCTCCGGGCGCACAGCTGGGTGGACCGGACGATCTCGGTCTTCTCGCTGATGGGCCAGTCGACGCCGTCGTTCTGGCTCGGGATCGTGCTGATCCTGGTGTTCGCGCGTGGGTTGAAGGTACTGCCGAGTGCCGGATCGGGGACGTGGTCGCACCTGGTGCTGCCGACGATCACGCTGGCGTTGCCGTTCCTGGCGATCCTGGTGCGGCTGACCCGCAGCGGGCTGCTCGAGGTGGTGCACGAGGGCTATGTGCAGACCGCGCGGGCGAAAGGGCTCGGTGAGGGCATCGTCATTCTCGTGCACGCGTTGCGGAACGCGCTGATCCCGATCGTGACCGTGGTCGGGCTGCAGTTCGGCGCGCTGCTCGGCGGGACCGTGATCGTCGAGACGGTGTTCGCCTGGCCGGGCGTCGGGCGGCTGCTGATCGACTCGATCGGGCGCCGCGACTACGGCGTCGTCCAGGCCTCGATCTTGCTGGTGGCAACGATCTTCGTGGTGATCAACCTGCTCGTGGACCTGCTCTACGGCTTCCTGGACCCGCGGGTCCGTCTGGCTGGTGACTGA
- a CDS encoding helix-turn-helix domain-containing protein has protein sequence MQSLSRALTVLAELNREDRAYGVTELAGTVGLHKSTVHRILATFCEHGLAARVDDHRYTARDGLAALRPTSAHRRTSAVGPDAARWSGSEHSLMVLGDRLGRLVVLAKPLPKSVGTVLQVAAVAGGSSVQPGHAVSLRQSALGRAYLSALPADQVTGTPDLLDTLQRIRVSGFAHNARPVASLPRMVAVPVRASDGQCAGSLGAELMQAGSVDEVRRVVSVLRSGV, from the coding sequence ATGCAGTCGCTGAGCCGTGCCCTCACCGTCCTGGCCGAGCTCAATCGCGAAGACCGCGCGTACGGCGTCACCGAGCTCGCCGGTACCGTCGGCCTGCACAAGAGCACCGTGCACCGCATCCTCGCGACCTTCTGCGAGCACGGCCTGGCAGCCCGGGTCGACGACCACCGCTACACCGCCCGGGACGGCCTGGCCGCCCTCCGCCCCACCTCCGCCCACCGCCGCACTTCCGCCGTCGGCCCCGACGCCGCACGGTGGTCGGGCTCCGAGCACTCCCTGATGGTCCTGGGCGATCGGTTGGGTCGCTTGGTAGTACTTGCGAAACCGCTGCCGAAGAGCGTCGGCACCGTCCTGCAGGTGGCGGCAGTCGCTGGCGGTAGCTCGGTCCAGCCGGGCCATGCGGTGTCGCTCCGGCAGAGCGCCCTCGGCCGCGCGTACCTCTCCGCCCTGCCCGCCGACCAGGTGACAGGCACGCCCGACCTCCTCGACACGCTGCAGCGGATCCGGGTGTCCGGCTTCGCGCACAACGCCCGCCCCGTAGCATCGCTGCCGCGGATGGTCGCCGTACCGGTGCGCGCGAGTGACGGGCAGTGTGCGGGTTCGCTGGGCGCGGAGCTGATGCAGGCCGGCTCGGTCGACGAGGTCCGGCGCGTGGTCTCGGTACTGCGGAGCGGCGTCTGA
- a CDS encoding DUF6772 family protein yields MTTSDVRAALLSADPKLSKFSPLPRILAFDEFDSGTHGWTELLGNYNGRGDLSTVDDHMRDFRPPQLSACNFFDIGTHGALSGTYALKLATRPYKGHTAVAIRRLTMSGRGLVQLETYFAFKSEATLGGGAELDSFGDVQWDGNTHPSEAQFGAFTVATDLCGDGGLRYHTVARYQNTDMDNHFTRRWMAPTVPEPTPREHFEGKVKLEYAADFTAPNPEDWQQFGEPQELCYNEVPTKVNWHYLRWLIDTDKRKNVELQVNDRVMDMRDVPVPPYEERYETLENLLNFYFSVRTHSSVRNFLFLDSVLISVDW; encoded by the coding sequence GTGACGACATCCGACGTACGCGCCGCGCTACTGTCCGCCGATCCGAAGCTGTCCAAGTTCTCGCCGCTGCCGCGCATCCTGGCCTTCGACGAGTTCGACAGCGGCACGCACGGCTGGACCGAGCTGCTCGGCAACTACAACGGCCGCGGCGACCTCAGCACGGTCGACGACCACATGCGCGACTTCCGGCCGCCGCAACTGTCGGCCTGCAACTTCTTCGACATCGGTACGCACGGAGCGCTCAGCGGCACGTACGCGCTCAAGCTCGCAACCCGCCCGTACAAGGGCCACACCGCGGTCGCGATCCGCCGGCTCACGATGAGCGGCCGCGGCCTCGTACAGCTGGAGACGTACTTCGCCTTCAAGTCCGAGGCCACGCTCGGCGGCGGCGCCGAGCTCGACAGTTTCGGCGACGTGCAGTGGGACGGCAACACGCACCCGTCCGAGGCGCAGTTCGGCGCGTTCACGGTCGCCACCGACCTGTGCGGCGACGGTGGCCTGCGCTACCACACGGTCGCGCGCTACCAGAACACGGACATGGACAACCACTTCACCCGGCGGTGGATGGCACCGACCGTCCCCGAGCCGACGCCCCGCGAGCACTTCGAGGGCAAGGTGAAGCTCGAGTACGCCGCCGACTTCACCGCGCCGAACCCGGAGGACTGGCAGCAGTTCGGGGAGCCGCAGGAGCTCTGCTACAACGAGGTCCCGACCAAGGTGAACTGGCACTACCTGCGCTGGCTGATCGACACCGACAAGCGCAAGAACGTCGAACTGCAGGTCAACGACCGCGTGATGGACATGCGCGACGTACCCGTTCCGCCGTACGAGGAGCGCTACGAGACGCTCGAGAACCTGCTGAACTTCTACTTCTCGGTCCGCACACACAGCTCGGTGCGCAACTTCCTCTTCCTCGACTCCGTCCTGATCTCGGTTGATTGGTAG
- a CDS encoding LacI family DNA-binding transcriptional regulator → MTEGPRPRPTLRDIATALGLSVNTVSRALGDKDSVSASTRAAVQAEAARIGYVPNTLARSLVLGSAMTLGLVITNPSNPFYAQLISSIELRVRAQGYSLLLLVTDESVENEQRATEALRRSAVDGAVVVPVQAEWDHWRRVRDSGIPLVFVNRDVPELDCDMVGVDYERGSYEATSHLIAGGARRLLLLEEDLPITTTADRITGFRRAMADAGLAVPDDSVRTVPTRRYDSLALPWQPEEAYRFAQSLELPDAIVTGNDYFALGLLRLLAERGLDVPGDVAITGYGDHPYAAYLQTPLTTVRLPAAEVGSTAVDLLMQRLKASGAERPRKTLIRPELVIRASAPIARPSQPTAESGSPPEEPAMHRL, encoded by the coding sequence ATGACGGAGGGCCCACGACCGCGGCCGACGCTGCGGGACATCGCGACCGCGCTCGGGCTGTCGGTGAACACCGTGTCGCGCGCGCTCGGCGACAAGGACAGCGTCAGCGCCAGTACGCGGGCCGCCGTGCAGGCCGAGGCGGCGCGGATCGGGTACGTCCCGAACACGCTGGCCCGGTCGCTGGTGCTCGGCTCCGCGATGACGCTGGGCCTCGTCATCACCAACCCCTCCAACCCGTTCTACGCGCAGCTGATCAGCAGCATCGAGCTCCGGGTCCGCGCCCAGGGGTATTCGTTGCTGCTGCTCGTCACCGACGAGAGCGTGGAGAACGAGCAGCGCGCCACCGAGGCGTTGCGGCGGTCCGCGGTCGACGGCGCGGTGGTCGTACCGGTGCAAGCCGAGTGGGACCACTGGCGCCGCGTCCGCGACAGCGGTATCCCGCTGGTGTTCGTCAACCGTGACGTGCCCGAGCTCGACTGCGACATGGTCGGGGTCGACTACGAACGCGGGTCCTACGAGGCCACCAGCCATCTGATCGCGGGCGGTGCGCGCCGGCTGCTCCTGCTCGAGGAGGACCTGCCGATCACGACCACGGCCGACCGGATCACCGGCTTCCGTCGCGCGATGGCCGACGCCGGCCTCGCCGTACCGGACGACTCGGTCCGTACCGTGCCGACCCGGCGGTACGACTCGCTGGCGCTGCCCTGGCAGCCGGAGGAGGCGTACCGCTTCGCGCAGTCCCTCGAACTGCCGGACGCGATCGTGACCGGCAACGACTACTTCGCCCTCGGTCTGCTCCGGTTGCTCGCCGAGCGCGGGCTGGACGTCCCCGGCGACGTCGCGATCACCGGTTACGGCGACCACCCGTACGCCGCCTACCTCCAGACCCCACTCACCACGGTCCGGCTGCCGGCGGCTGAGGTCGGCAGCACCGCCGTGGACCTGCTCATGCAACGGCTCAAGGCGTCCGGCGCCGAGCGACCACGTAAGACCCTGATCCGCCCGGAGTTGGTGATCCGGGCGTCGGCCCCGATCGCCAGGCCATCACAACCGACCGCAGAGAGCGGGTCCCCGCCTGAGGAGCCGGCGATGCACCGATTGTGA
- a CDS encoding CoA transferase has translation MQNLLSDIVVVDLTRALAGPHAAMMLGDLGARVIKVETPNGGDDSRGWGPPFVEGESTYYLSANRNKESVTADLKSDEGRDFLTKLVRKADVLLENFRPGVLDRLGFSTERLHELNPGLVILSITGFGHDGPEGGRAGYDQIAQGEGGLMSITGETEPTKVGAPIADLLAGMYGAYGTLAALHERSITGKGRVVRTSLLASVVGVHAFHGTKWTVAHELPQRVGNHHAQIAPYGLFRTQDDIVQVAVGSEGLWRLFAPIVGLDADDVRFAVNSERVAHRDELTAAIESAFAAEPADVWLERLAQQGIPAGKVRDFQQVYEWEQTLSQGLLVDVDHPTLGRIQLPGPPLRFDDNPYAGARETNLPPPRLGEHNESVRAWLEE, from the coding sequence GTGCAGAATCTCCTGTCGGACATCGTCGTCGTCGATCTGACCCGGGCGTTGGCCGGGCCCCACGCGGCGATGATGCTGGGGGATCTCGGGGCCCGGGTGATCAAGGTCGAGACCCCGAACGGCGGCGACGACAGCCGCGGGTGGGGACCGCCGTTCGTCGAGGGGGAGTCGACGTACTACCTGTCCGCGAACCGGAACAAGGAGTCGGTGACCGCCGACCTCAAGTCGGACGAGGGCAGGGACTTCCTCACCAAGCTCGTCCGGAAGGCCGACGTACTGCTGGAGAACTTCCGCCCCGGCGTGCTCGACCGGCTCGGCTTCTCCACCGAGCGGCTGCACGAACTCAACCCGGGCCTGGTGATCCTCTCGATCACCGGCTTCGGCCACGACGGGCCCGAGGGCGGGCGGGCCGGCTACGACCAGATCGCGCAGGGCGAGGGCGGTCTGATGAGCATCACGGGTGAGACCGAGCCGACCAAGGTCGGTGCCCCGATCGCCGACCTGCTGGCCGGGATGTACGGCGCGTACGGCACGCTGGCAGCCCTGCACGAGCGGTCGATCACCGGGAAGGGACGCGTCGTACGGACCAGCCTGCTCGCCTCGGTCGTCGGCGTGCACGCCTTCCACGGCACGAAGTGGACCGTCGCGCACGAGCTCCCGCAGCGGGTCGGGAACCATCACGCGCAGATCGCGCCGTACGGGCTGTTCCGCACCCAGGACGACATCGTGCAGGTCGCGGTCGGCAGTGAAGGACTGTGGCGGCTGTTCGCCCCGATCGTCGGGCTCGACGCGGACGACGTACGGTTCGCGGTCAACTCCGAGCGGGTCGCGCACCGGGACGAGCTGACCGCGGCCATCGAGTCCGCGTTCGCCGCCGAGCCGGCCGACGTATGGCTGGAACGCCTTGCACAGCAGGGGATCCCGGCCGGCAAGGTCCGCGACTTCCAGCAGGTGTACGAGTGGGAGCAGACGCTCTCGCAGGGCCTGCTGGTCGACGTCGACCACCCGACGCTCGGCCGCATCCAGCTGCCCGGCCCGCCACTTCGCTTCGACGACAACCCGTACGCCGGTGCGCGCGAGACGAACCTCCCGCCGCCGCGGCTCGGCGAGCACAACGAGTCCGTCAGAGCCTGGCTGGAGGAGTAA
- a CDS encoding CHRD domain-containing protein — protein sequence MSVRMTIAATAAVLAAAAFGLPAASAAPAIPLNGEQEASAADPDGHGFFTYTIDGTTFCWTLSWQGIETATAAHVHRAAREVAGPIVIPLSVAANPGSGCTTIDAALAAAITADPKAYYVNVHNAPFPAGAIRGQLK from the coding sequence ATGTCCGTACGCATGACCATCGCGGCCACGGCCGCCGTTCTCGCGGCAGCCGCCTTCGGCCTGCCGGCCGCGAGCGCCGCGCCGGCCATCCCGTTGAACGGGGAACAGGAGGCGTCCGCCGCCGATCCGGACGGCCACGGGTTCTTCACCTACACGATCGACGGTACGACGTTCTGCTGGACGCTGAGCTGGCAGGGCATCGAGACGGCGACCGCCGCGCACGTCCACCGGGCTGCGCGGGAGGTCGCCGGTCCGATCGTCATCCCGCTGTCCGTGGCCGCGAACCCTGGTTCGGGCTGCACCACGATCGACGCCGCTCTGGCCGCCGCGATCACCGCCGATCCGAAGGCGTACTACGTCAACGTCCACAACGCGCCGTTCCCGGCAGGCGCCATCCGCGGTCAGCTGAAGTAG
- a CDS encoding alpha/beta hydrolase has product MTIQLERTGVTTRDGVRLNVEVTGLADAPVTVLLVHGWTCSTRSWHHQVEGLPQVLGLDAVRVVTYDHRGHGRSEAAPAGSMRIDQLAEDLVTVLDEVVGDGPVVYAGHSMGGMTLMAAADRYPDLFGTRIRAAALVSTSSGQITAGAFGLPKRLEPAAALVAPRAMNLVGARVDRRAARQREAARVVAARFQRSGLRRLVFGRKADPAEVELFLADLAVVPGPSYGGFFEAILQHDLGHALKVLDQVPVEIMHGTRDRLLPPRHANRIAAQLPSARLWIYPGAGHMLMQERPRDVTHRLASLARKVR; this is encoded by the coding sequence GTGACGATCCAGTTGGAGCGCACCGGGGTCACCACCCGGGACGGAGTACGGCTGAACGTCGAGGTCACCGGGCTGGCCGACGCGCCGGTGACAGTGCTGCTGGTGCACGGGTGGACGTGCTCGACGCGGTCCTGGCACCACCAGGTCGAAGGGCTGCCGCAGGTCCTCGGACTGGACGCCGTCCGCGTCGTCACCTACGACCACCGCGGGCACGGTCGTTCGGAGGCCGCGCCCGCCGGGTCGATGCGGATCGATCAGCTGGCCGAGGACCTGGTCACGGTGCTCGACGAGGTCGTCGGCGACGGTCCGGTCGTGTACGCCGGCCACTCGATGGGCGGGATGACGCTGATGGCGGCCGCCGACCGGTACCCGGATCTGTTCGGCACCCGCATCCGCGCGGCCGCACTCGTCAGCACGTCGTCGGGACAGATCACCGCGGGTGCCTTCGGCCTTCCCAAGCGGCTGGAGCCCGCTGCCGCGCTCGTGGCGCCGCGGGCGATGAACCTGGTCGGCGCTCGCGTCGACCGCCGAGCCGCCCGGCAGCGGGAGGCGGCGCGGGTGGTCGCGGCCCGGTTCCAGCGTTCCGGCCTGCGGCGGCTGGTGTTCGGGAGGAAGGCGGATCCGGCCGAGGTGGAGCTCTTCCTGGCCGATCTGGCGGTCGTGCCCGGTCCGTCGTACGGCGGGTTCTTCGAGGCGATCCTGCAGCACGACCTCGGGCATGCGCTGAAGGTCCTCGACCAGGTACCGGTCGAGATCATGCACGGGACACGTGACCGCCTCCTCCCACCCCGGCACGCCAACCGGATCGCCGCCCAGCTCCCGTCCGCCCGCCTGTGGATCTACCCCGGCGCCGGGCACATGCTCATGCAGGAGCGGCCCAGGGACGTCACCCACCGGCTGGCGTCCCTGGCCCGCAAGGTGCGCTGA